From the Anoplolepis gracilipes chromosome 15, ASM4749672v1, whole genome shotgun sequence genome, the window TTGTTCTTTATTCCTTCATTGTGTGTTAAACCATTGATTTTCAAAAGTTGAAACGCAACTGTTCCTAAATCTTTATTCCTAATCGCTAATATCTGTTCTTTGttccttattattttgattgtgCGGGGGCCTTAAAGAAGGATCATGTAGGTGGTGGGGGGTGCGAAGGATGTGACGTCATACACTAGACCGAAATCGACTATCTATCGATAGTCGCTTTACATCAAAATGATGACGTATATCTCACtcgaaaagattaaaaaaaaatgattagttGCTGTTTCTGTggaacaacaaaaaaaaaggatgttcGTAACATTTCATACGTAAGTATTGAAAATTAAcctataattttcaatattctaacaaacttacaattcttattttttaagtaaagtacacataacgtaatatataaaattttgatttaatatataacttgtaagtatgtaattataattataaatagttaCTGAAATTAAAGTAGAATTAATACatcgcatatatattttagcttTTTGATTCATCtattacaaagagaaaaatggaTAGCTTTTATGAATCAACCAAATTGGCAGTCGTCAAGAAATAGTGTATTGTGTTCaaagtattttacaaaaaaatttatattataattacataaattataaactaaagtataaaatgtaaacggcgatagagagcaaaaatgtgtCCTGACTAAGGAAAATACACTCAAtctgtgataaaataaataacaaagtttgagtataatggattatttatcaACTAATCTTACATAAATCGTAACATGTTCAAGTAATAAATcacttacaaaaaatttttattgaaaaatcgcAACCcgcaaatttacaaaatcggagatattataaaagaatagaattaattacttaaaatgcGTACATTTCGAGCTCAATTTTGAGTCTTCTTCAGCGCTATgattacatacaataataagaatttttatggaacgggaaatataaacaataaattaaatataaagatgtagTTAAGCTATCAACTTAATTATTCTGGATCGTCTCTGAAGGGtgtttttataatgattttggCAATCACCATGAGTcaactttacataaaatatcactAACCTGGTAATATTGCATAAGAATAAGCAGTTACCGTTGAAATCTGTGAAAATATTGaagtttttcatgtaaaacgaaataaaacacTCTGTATTATCACTATTCGATATATGTTGGGAAGTCACTCACTCTCATACGATATTCTGTGACGgttgataataattagttGACTCAAATCTGTGTACTGCGGAAGACGTTcgtataatgttaaaaaacgGTGCGAGTTTcgtgtttatataatgttattcccACCACTATATTTTTGGAAGAGTGTTGACAATATCTTGACAGACACTCGGTAGATTTTCTGTGTCCGTTTGTAAATTCAGCCCATTCctttgtctttttataaatagcatCTCAGAGATAAGCCTCTTAGTATAAAATGAAGCCTCATCTAGTACCCTAACGTTTTCCCAGTCAAAATTATGTTCAAAATCTCTTCTGTGATTAGTGATTATCGAGTTCGTATTCGTATTAAGATGTATATGTCTTTTATGTTCATTAATTCTGGTTTTTAACTTTTTGGATGTTTGGCCAACATATGAGGCATCACAATGGCtacagttaattttatatatgacattggTTTTTAAATCTGTTGGTATGATGTCTTTGTGagctctaattaatttattcattttattaagacTGAACTGTGCGAGTTTCAAActagaattttttgttaaacaatTGAATTTCTCCGATAAACCTTTTATATAAGGGAGCGTGAAATATAacgttattaaatgtaaaatacgtGTAGTTTAAAATCATCTTAATACCATTCAAAAACTGAAAAAGGATTTATACGTGGCAGTGGAAATGTGTCCTTTGTTTTCCATTTGACTAATAGGTCCCTAAGATCTGAAATTAATCTCTTTATCGGATCTTTTTTGACTCTTATGTATGTCTTATATACAGACAAACATTTGGGACTCCCATGAGCTCACCATTATCTCCTATCATAGCGGACATAGTTTTACAGGACTTAGAGAGTAAAACATTGAacacattacaatttattccTCCATTTTACTTCAGATTTGTAGATGACATAATTATAGCTGTTCCTTCCGACACTATTGACGAAACACTTAATACGTTCAATTCACAACATGATAGATTACAGTTCACTATTGAGGTAGAGAAAGatcataaaattgatttccTTGACATCATATTCAtgacagaaaataatattttaacattcgaCTGGTATCACAAACTCACGTTTTCAGGGAGGTACCTAAATTACTTCTCGCACCACCCAAAGAGGGGCACAATCATCGGATTAGTTGACAAAGTAATTTTCTTCTCAAATCCCAGATATcacagaaaaaatttagacaAGATCATCAGAAttcttttagataataattacccCTTAAAACTGATATTTGATGTCATTGGGCTACggttaaaaactattattaacaaaaaaattctcacaAGTGACATCCCAAGTGAAGCGAAACCAGTTTATTTCACGCTCCCTTATATAAAAGGTTTATCGGAGAAATTCAattgtttaacaaaaaattctagTTTGAAACTCGCACAATTCAgtcttaataaaatgaataaattaattagagctCACAAAGACATCATACCAACAGATTTAAAAAccaatgtcatatataaaattaact encodes:
- the LOC140674227 gene encoding uncharacterized protein, whose protein sequence is MSSPLSPIIADIVLQDLESKTLNTLQFIPPFYFRFVDDIIIAVPSDTIDETLNTFNSQHDRLQFTIEVEKDHKIDFLDIIFMTENNILTFDWYHKLTFSGRYLNYFSHHPKRGTIIGLVDKVIFFSNPRYHRKNLDKIIRILLDNNYPLKLIFDVIGLRLKTIINKKILTSDIPSEAKPVYFTLPYIKGLSEKFNCLTKNSSLKLAQFSLNKMNKLIRAHKDIIPTDLKTNVIYKINCSHCDASYVGQTSRKLKTRINEHKRHIHLNTNTNSIITNHRRDFEHNFDWENVRVLDEASFYTKRLISEMLFIKRQRNGLNLQTDTENLPSVCQDIVNTLPKI